One region of Salvia miltiorrhiza cultivar Shanhuang (shh) chromosome 3, IMPLAD_Smil_shh, whole genome shotgun sequence genomic DNA includes:
- the LOC131016968 gene encoding uncharacterized protein LOC131016968 translates to MKSAPLVTPKPNKIKSSVPKNIPNSNTSRNSTCLRARSSISNENLRTSSATRGRPAYQNLPAPPKIMRRQPCNAGNVQKSGGVQVAGSRMVDKLMNARMSNADDRRSKIKLNGSCNGEEERQPKIKLSASLNETSGFGRLMMSSQTHGHSTRLQQWK, encoded by the exons ATGAAAAGCGCTCCGCTGGTGACCCCAAAACCAAATAAAATCAAGTCATCCGTCCCAAAAAACATTCCTAACTCAAACACGTCGAGAAACTCGACGTGTTTGCGTGCCAGGTCATCAATCTCGAATGAGAACTTGAGGACCTCATCCGCTACTAGAGGAAGGCCGGCATATCAGAATCTGCCGGCCCCACCGAAGATTATGAGGAGGCAGCCGTGCAATGCAGGAAATGTTCAGAAGAGTGGTGGAGTGCAAGTTGCGGGCAGCAGGATGGTGGACAAGTTGATGAATGCGAGAATGTCGAATGCCGATGATCGACGCtccaaaatcaaattgaatGGGAGTTGTAATGGTGAAGAGGAGAGACAGCCTAAGATTAAGCTCAGTGCTTCCTTGAATGAGACCTCTGGCTTTGGAAGGTTGATGATGTCCTCTCAAACACATG GACATTCAACGAGACTCCAACAGTGGAAGTAA
- the LOC131016813 gene encoding putative late blight resistance protein homolog R1C-3 isoform X2, whose translation MAAYAALVSLMHIIDTIEHHHSPPISIDKQQVKSLTQILNFLQEFLESYKSPVADGDEADPLEMRIADAAHAVEDVIESHIVNVIKLEFLQGYVVDAAHAAEEVNSREEVSCIDFYEDLQQVIEEMNVIKKEAMETSPEAQLQRKVSSTRAGSLTSSSTVKESMMVGFDDVQLQLLDRLTGGNRNRQIIPITGMGGIGKTTLARHIFEHALVKEYFDIRAWTTISQTYNVKETLRQVLHQVSGDLRSDLSEEDLGVKLRKYLLSRSKYLIILDDMWSVEVWEKMMVFFPDKNDGSRIVVTTRLSNLATELTNSNSIGMRFLDDVCSWSLFSKTVFGDEVFPLQLEEIGKKIVGKCKGLPLSIVVIGGLLAKSELTLEYWEHIEKNLSSIVNSENDEYWLRVLKLSYDHLPAYLKPCFLYMGMFGEDEVIRTAQLMRLWVSEGFLKPIINKSSKTIAKEYLKELVDRNLILVDEFGAVGNIKYCKMHDLLRDVSFQEAEKQRFYYVLGQHCPRGINSQRRIVIPRGISDKTVRDARACSFICHGNTVPEKLLNFRFLRTLTTDKYSSTYLEENVFQMVNLRYLWARFREGFHIPSSISLLWNLHTLIVTCDGDPTTAPVEIWKMHQLKHVEFEYRRMYLPDPRSGHSDVMMENLETLKGVLDFNLNEEMVKRIPNIKRLKIRYEDEVILCRVKCLSYLQCLSKLESFTCIISFGSEEYLQSISFPHSLKKLYLYCGDSFPHLEEILEKIGSLPLLEKLKLSYGQFARRRWEIVEGQFPSLKYLRLYDCRDMECWTLEGSCLPRLEQLHLWFVESLEEFPSEIGEIPNLKSIQVWDCSESAVVSLKNIVEEQEELQGEPSIHVRVESSNVSQELQSLATPNFRVVKG comes from the exons ATGGCGGCATATGCAGCCTTGGTTTCTCTTATGCATATCATCGATACGATCGAACATCACCATTCCCCTCCAATTTCTATCGACAAACAACAAGTTAAATCTCTCACTCAAATTCTTAACTTTTTGCAGGAATTTCTTGAAAGTTATAAGTCCCCTGTTGCCGATGGAGATGAAGCTGATCCGCTGGAGATGCGTATCGCAGATGCAGCTCATGCTGTTGAAGATGTTATCGAATCACATATTGTGAACGTGATTAAACTG GAATTTCTCCAAGGCTATGTTGTAGATGCAGCTCATGCGGCTGAAGAAGTGAATTCTAGAGAGGAAGTCAGTTGCATCGACTTCTATGAAGATCTACAGCAAGTGATTGAAGAAATGAATGTGATCAAGAAGGAAGCCATGGAGACTTCACCTGAAGCTCAGCTGCAGAGAAAAGTCTCCTCGACTCGAGCTGGCTCATTGACGTCTTCTTCTACAGTGAAGGAAAGCATGATGGTGGGCTTTGATGACGTGCAACTTCAACTCTTGGATCGGCTCACTGGAGGGAACCGTAACCGCCAAATCATCCCAATCACAGGGATGGGCGGGattggtaagaccactcttgcccgACATATATTTGAGCATGCCCTTGTTAAGGAGTATTTTGATATTCGTGCATGGACTACAATTTCTCAAACTTATAATGTTAAAGAAACACTTAGACAAGTTCTTCACCAAGTGAGTGGAGATTTGAGGAGTGATCTGAGTGAGGAAGATTTAGGAGTGAAATTACGCAAGTATTTACTGTCTAGGAGCAAGTATCTCATAATattggatgatatgtggagtgtAGAGGTGTGGGAAAAGATGATGGTTTTCTTTCCTGATAAGAATGATGGGAGTCGAATAGTCGTAACAACTAGGCTCTCAAACTTGGCTACTGAGTTGACAAACTCTAACAGCATTGGTATGAGATTTTTAGATGATGTTTGTAGCTGGAGTTTGTTCTCCAAAACTGTATTTGGGGATGAGGTGTTTCCTCTTCAACTCGAGGAAATCGGAAAGAAGATCGTGGGGAAGTGTAAGGGACTTCCTTTGTCGATTGTTGTGATTGGGGGTCTTTTGGCAAAGTCCGAACTTACATTGGAGTATTGGGAGCACATAGAGAAAAACTTAAGCTCAATAGTGAAttcggaaaatgatgaatattggTTGAGAGTATTGAAACTGAGCTATGACCATTTGCCTGCCTATCTGAAGCCTTGTTTTTTGTACATGGGGATGTTTGGGGAAGATGAGGTAATTAGGACCGCACAACTCATGAGGCTATGGGTTTCTGAAGGCTTTCTTAAACCAATAATCAATAAAAGCTCGAAAACAATTGCCAAGGAGTATCTGAAGGAGCTAGTCGATAGAAACCTCATTCTAGTTGATGAGTTTGGGGCAGTTGGGAATATAAAGTACTGCAAAATGCATGATTTGCTTAGAGATGTATCAtttcaagaagctgaaaagcAGAGGTTTTATTATGTGTTAGGGCAACATTGTCCTAGAGGGATAAATAGCCAACGCCGCATTGTTATTCCCAGAGGAATTTCAGATAAGACAGTCAGGGATGCTCGTGCTTGTTCTTTCATATGTCATGGTAATACAGTGCCAGAAAAATTGCTAAATTTTAGATTTTTGAGGACATTGACTACAGATAAGTATTCCAGTACGTATTTAGAAGAAAATGTGTTTCAAATGGTGAACTTGAGGTACCTTTGGGCTAGATTTCGTGAGGGGTTTCATATCCCTTCTTCAATTAGTCTGCTCTGGAATCTACACACACTAATTGTTACTTGTGACGGTGACCCTACGACTGCACCAGTAGAAATTTGGAAAATGCATCAGCTTAAGCATGTCGAGTTCGAATATCGACGAATGTATCTCCCAGATCCTCGGAGCGGGCATAGTGATGTTATGATGGAGAATCTAGAGACGCTCAAAGGAGTGCTTGATTTCAACTTGAATGAAGAAATGGTTAAGAGAATTCCCAATATCAAGAGACTGAAAATAAGATACGAGGATGAAGTAATATTGTGCAGAGTGAAGTGCCTCAGCTATCTTCAATGTCTGAGTAAGCTGGAAAGCTTTACGTGCATTATTTCATTTGGAAGTGAAGAGTATCTGCAGAGTATTAGCTTTCCGCACTCACTCAAGAAGCTGTATCTTTATTGTGGAGATAGCTTCCCGCATTTGGAGGAAATTCTGGAAAAGATAGGTTCATTACCACTTCTTGAGAAGCTCAAACTGAGTTATGGGCAGTTTGCAAGACGCAGATGGGAAATAGTTGAAGGCCAATTCCCCAGCCTCAAATACTTGAGATTGTACGACTGTAGGGATATGGAATGTTGGACGTTAGAGGGCTCCTGCTTGCCACGCCTTGAGCAACTTCATCTCTGGTTCGTGGAGTCGTTGGAGGAGTTCCCTTCAGAAATTGGAGAAATACCAAACCTCAAATCAATTCAAGTGTGGGATTGCAGTGAATCAGCGGTTGTGTCTTTGAAAAACATAGTAGAGGAACAAGAGGAATTACAAGGAGAGCCATCCATTCATGTTCGAGTTGAGTCATCCAACGTCAGCCAAGAATTACAGAGCTTGGCAACTCCCAACTTTCGTGTAGTCAAAGGGTAG
- the LOC131016813 gene encoding putative late blight resistance protein homolog R1C-3 isoform X3, which produces MAAYAALVSLMHIIDTIEHHHSPPISIDKQQVKSLTQILNFLQEFLESYKSPVADGDEADPLEMRIADAAHAVEDVIESHIVNVIKLVRSSPNEIFLQGYVVDAAHAAEEVNSREEVSFINFYQDLQQVIEEMNVIKKEAMETSVEAQPQRKVSLTLAGSSTSSSNVKESMMVGFDDVQLQLLDKLTGGNRNRQIIPITGMGGIGKTTLARHIFEHALVKEYFDIRAWTTISQTYNVRETLSQVLHQVTGNLGSDLSEKELGEKLYKYLYGRRYIIILDDMWSVKVWDKMRFFFPDYNDGSRVIVTTRLSNLATELTNSNSIGMRFLDDVCSWSLFSKTVFGDEVFPLQLEEIGKKIVGKCKGLPLSIAVIGGLLAKSELTFEYWEHIEKNLSSIVNSENDEYCLRVLKLSYDHLPAYLKPCILYMGMFGEDEVIRTAQLMRLWVSERFLKPIINKSSKTIAKEYLKELVDRNLILVDELGAVGNIKYCKMHDLVRDLSFQEAEKQRFYYVLGQDCPRGINSQHRIFIPRSTSAMTVRDAMETMSSRARSFICDDDTVPELLDFRFLRTLSTYKYSRGYLDENVFQLVNLRYLSGALREGFQIPSSISLLWNLHTLIVSCWGEHTIAPVEIWKMHQLKHVEFKYPGMYLPDPPSGDSDVMMENLETLKGVLDFNLNEEVAKRIPNIKKLYIRYMHKVMDRVKCLSYLQCLSKLESLTCRVSDDGNDEYLQSISFPHSLKKLFLRCGFFFHLEEILEKIASLPLLEKLKLSYGHFATRSWEIVEGQFPCLKYLKMSGCEDMECWTLEGSCLPRLEQLKLSFIMSLEEFPSEIGEIPNLKSIELKYCSESMAVSLKTIVEEQEELQGEPSIHVKVN; this is translated from the exons ATGGCGGCATATGCAGCCTTGGTTTCTCTTATGCATATCATCGATACGATCGAACATCACCATTCCCCTCCAATTTCTATCGACAAACAACAAGTTAAATCTCTCACTCAAATTCTTAACTTTTTGCAGGAATTTCTTGAAAGTTATAAGTCCCCTGTTGCCGATGGAGATGAAGCTGATCCGCTGGAGATGCGTATCGCAGATGCAGCTCATGCTGTTGAAGATGTTATCGAATCACATATTGTGAACGTGATTAAACTGGTTAGATCTAGTCCCAATGAA ATATTTCTCCAAGGCTATGTTGTAGATGCAGCTCATGCGGCTGAAGAAGTGAATTCTAGAGAGGAAGTCAGTTTCATCAACTTCTATCAAGATCTACAGCAAGTGATTGAAGAAATGAATGTGATCAAGAAGGAAGCCATGGAGACTTCAGTTGAAGCTCAGCCTCAGAGAAAGGTTTCCTTGACTCTTGCTGGCTCCTCGACGTCCTCTTCCAATGTGAAGGAAAGCATGATGGTGGGCTTTGATGACGTGCAACTTCAACTCTTGGATAAGCTCACTGGAGGCAACCGTAACCGCCAAATCATCCCAATCACAGGGATGGGCGGGattggtaagaccactcttgcccgACATATATTTGAGCATGCCCTTGTTAAGGAGTATTTTGATATTCGTGCGTGGACTACAATTTCTCAAACTTATAATGTTAGAGAAACACTTAGTCAAGTTCTTCACCAAGTAACTGGAAATTTGGGTAGTGATCTGAGTGAGAAAGAATTGGGAGAAAAATTGTACAAGTATTTATACGGTAGGAGGTATATTATAATattggatgatatgtggagtgtAAAGGTGTGGGACAAGATGAGGTTTTTCTTTCCCGATTACAATGATGGGAGTCGAGTAATAGTAACGACTAGGCTCTCAAACTTGGCTACTGAGTTGACAAACTCTAATAGCATTGGTATGAGATTTTTAGATGATGTTTGTAGCTGGAGTTTGTTCTCCAAAACTGTATTTGGGGATGAGGTTTTTCCTCTTCAACTCGAGGAAATCGGAAAGAAGATCGTGGGGAAGTGTAAGGGACTTCCTTTGTCGATTGCTGTGATTGGGGGTCTTTTGGCAAAGTCCGAACTTACATTTGAGTATTGGGAGCACATAGAGAAAAACTTAAGCTCAATAGTGAAttcggaaaatgatgaatattgcTTGAGAGTATTGAAACTGAGCTATGACCATTTGCCTGCCTATCTGAAGCCTTGTATTTTGTACATGGGGATGTTTGGGGAAGATGAGGTAATTAGGACCGCACAACTCATGAGGCTATGGGTTTCTGAACGCTTTCTCAAACCAATAATCAATAAAAGCTCGAAAACAATTGCCAAGGAGTATTTGAAGGAGCTAGTCGATAGAAACCTCATTCTAGTTGATGAGTTGGGGGCAGTTGGGAATATAAAGTACTGCAAAATGCATGATTTAGTGAGAGATCTATCAtttcaagaagctgaaaagcAGAGGTTTTATTATGTCTTAGGGCAAGATTGTCCTCGAGGGATAAATAGCCAACACCGCATTTTTATTCCCAGAAGCACTTCAGCTATGACAGTCCGGGATGCCATGGAAACTATGTCGTCACGTGCTCGTTCTTTCATATGTGATGATGATACGGTTCCAGAATTGCTAGATTTCAGATTTTTGAGGACACTGAGTACATATAAGTATTCGAGAGGGTATTTAGATGAAAATGTGTTTCAATTGGTGAACTTGAGGTACCTTTCGGGTGCACTTCGTGAGGGGTTCCAAATCCCTTCTTCAATTAGTCTGCTCTGGAATCTACACACACTAATTGTTTCTTGTTGGGGTGAACATACGATTGCACCGGTAGAAATTTGGAAAATGCATCAGCTTAAGCATGTCGAGTTCAAATATCCAGGAATGTATCTCCCAGATCCTCCGAGCGGGGATAGTGATGTTATGATGGAGAATCTAGAGACGCTCAAAGGAGTGCTTGATTTCAACTTGAATGAAGAAGTGGCTAAGAGAATTCCCAATATCAAGAAACTGTATATAAGATACATGCATAAAGTAATGGACAGAGTGAAGTGCCTCAGCTATCTTCAATGTCTGAGTAAGCTGGAAAGCTTGACGTGCAGAGTATCTGATGATGGAAATGATGAGTATCTGCAGAGTATTAGCTTCCCGCACTCACTCAAGAAGCTGTTTCTTCGATGCGGATTCTTCTTCCATTTGGAGGAAATTCTGGAAAAGATAGCTTCATTACCACTTCTTGAGAAGCTCAAACTGAGTTATGGGCATTTTGCAACACGCAGTTGGGAAATAGTTGAAGGCCAATTCCCGTGCCTCAAATACTTGAAAATGTCTGGGTGTGAGGATATGGAATGTTGGACGTTAGAGGGCTCCTGCTTGCCACGCCTTGAGCAACTTAAACTCTCATTCATTATGTCGTTGGAGGAGTTCCCTTCAGAAATTGGAGAAATACCAAACCTCAAATCAATTGAATTGAAGTATTGCAGTGAATCAATGGCTGTATCTTTGAAAACGATAGTAGAGGAACAAGAGGAATTACAAGGAGAGCCATCGATTCATGTTAAAGTTAATTGA
- the LOC131016813 gene encoding putative late blight resistance protein homolog R1C-3 isoform X1, protein MAAYAALVSLMHIIDTIEHHHSPPISIDKQQVKSLTQILNFLQEFLESYKSPVADGDEADPLEMRIADAAHAVEDVIESHIVNVIKLVRSSPNEEFLQGYVVDAAHAAEEVNSREEVSCIDFYEDLQQVIEEMNVIKKEAMETSPEAQLQRKVSSTRAGSLTSSSTVKESMMVGFDDVQLQLLDRLTGGNRNRQIIPITGMGGIGKTTLARHIFEHALVKEYFDIRAWTTISQTYNVKETLRQVLHQVSGDLRSDLSEEDLGVKLRKYLLSRSKYLIILDDMWSVEVWEKMMVFFPDKNDGSRIVVTTRLSNLATELTNSNSIGMRFLDDVCSWSLFSKTVFGDEVFPLQLEEIGKKIVGKCKGLPLSIVVIGGLLAKSELTLEYWEHIEKNLSSIVNSENDEYWLRVLKLSYDHLPAYLKPCFLYMGMFGEDEVIRTAQLMRLWVSEGFLKPIINKSSKTIAKEYLKELVDRNLILVDEFGAVGNIKYCKMHDLLRDVSFQEAEKQRFYYVLGQHCPRGINSQRRIVIPRGISDKTVRDARACSFICHGNTVPEKLLNFRFLRTLTTDKYSSTYLEENVFQMVNLRYLWARFREGFHIPSSISLLWNLHTLIVTCDGDPTTAPVEIWKMHQLKHVEFEYRRMYLPDPRSGHSDVMMENLETLKGVLDFNLNEEMVKRIPNIKRLKIRYEDEVILCRVKCLSYLQCLSKLESFTCIISFGSEEYLQSISFPHSLKKLYLYCGDSFPHLEEILEKIGSLPLLEKLKLSYGQFARRRWEIVEGQFPSLKYLRLYDCRDMECWTLEGSCLPRLEQLHLWFVESLEEFPSEIGEIPNLKSIQVWDCSESAVVSLKNIVEEQEELQGEPSIHVRVESSNVSQELQSLATPNFRVVKG, encoded by the exons ATGGCGGCATATGCAGCCTTGGTTTCTCTTATGCATATCATCGATACGATCGAACATCACCATTCCCCTCCAATTTCTATCGACAAACAACAAGTTAAATCTCTCACTCAAATTCTTAACTTTTTGCAGGAATTTCTTGAAAGTTATAAGTCCCCTGTTGCCGATGGAGATGAAGCTGATCCGCTGGAGATGCGTATCGCAGATGCAGCTCATGCTGTTGAAGATGTTATCGAATCACATATTGTGAACGTGATTAAACTGGTTAGATCTAGTCCCAATGAA GAATTTCTCCAAGGCTATGTTGTAGATGCAGCTCATGCGGCTGAAGAAGTGAATTCTAGAGAGGAAGTCAGTTGCATCGACTTCTATGAAGATCTACAGCAAGTGATTGAAGAAATGAATGTGATCAAGAAGGAAGCCATGGAGACTTCACCTGAAGCTCAGCTGCAGAGAAAAGTCTCCTCGACTCGAGCTGGCTCATTGACGTCTTCTTCTACAGTGAAGGAAAGCATGATGGTGGGCTTTGATGACGTGCAACTTCAACTCTTGGATCGGCTCACTGGAGGGAACCGTAACCGCCAAATCATCCCAATCACAGGGATGGGCGGGattggtaagaccactcttgcccgACATATATTTGAGCATGCCCTTGTTAAGGAGTATTTTGATATTCGTGCATGGACTACAATTTCTCAAACTTATAATGTTAAAGAAACACTTAGACAAGTTCTTCACCAAGTGAGTGGAGATTTGAGGAGTGATCTGAGTGAGGAAGATTTAGGAGTGAAATTACGCAAGTATTTACTGTCTAGGAGCAAGTATCTCATAATattggatgatatgtggagtgtAGAGGTGTGGGAAAAGATGATGGTTTTCTTTCCTGATAAGAATGATGGGAGTCGAATAGTCGTAACAACTAGGCTCTCAAACTTGGCTACTGAGTTGACAAACTCTAACAGCATTGGTATGAGATTTTTAGATGATGTTTGTAGCTGGAGTTTGTTCTCCAAAACTGTATTTGGGGATGAGGTGTTTCCTCTTCAACTCGAGGAAATCGGAAAGAAGATCGTGGGGAAGTGTAAGGGACTTCCTTTGTCGATTGTTGTGATTGGGGGTCTTTTGGCAAAGTCCGAACTTACATTGGAGTATTGGGAGCACATAGAGAAAAACTTAAGCTCAATAGTGAAttcggaaaatgatgaatattggTTGAGAGTATTGAAACTGAGCTATGACCATTTGCCTGCCTATCTGAAGCCTTGTTTTTTGTACATGGGGATGTTTGGGGAAGATGAGGTAATTAGGACCGCACAACTCATGAGGCTATGGGTTTCTGAAGGCTTTCTTAAACCAATAATCAATAAAAGCTCGAAAACAATTGCCAAGGAGTATCTGAAGGAGCTAGTCGATAGAAACCTCATTCTAGTTGATGAGTTTGGGGCAGTTGGGAATATAAAGTACTGCAAAATGCATGATTTGCTTAGAGATGTATCAtttcaagaagctgaaaagcAGAGGTTTTATTATGTGTTAGGGCAACATTGTCCTAGAGGGATAAATAGCCAACGCCGCATTGTTATTCCCAGAGGAATTTCAGATAAGACAGTCAGGGATGCTCGTGCTTGTTCTTTCATATGTCATGGTAATACAGTGCCAGAAAAATTGCTAAATTTTAGATTTTTGAGGACATTGACTACAGATAAGTATTCCAGTACGTATTTAGAAGAAAATGTGTTTCAAATGGTGAACTTGAGGTACCTTTGGGCTAGATTTCGTGAGGGGTTTCATATCCCTTCTTCAATTAGTCTGCTCTGGAATCTACACACACTAATTGTTACTTGTGACGGTGACCCTACGACTGCACCAGTAGAAATTTGGAAAATGCATCAGCTTAAGCATGTCGAGTTCGAATATCGACGAATGTATCTCCCAGATCCTCGGAGCGGGCATAGTGATGTTATGATGGAGAATCTAGAGACGCTCAAAGGAGTGCTTGATTTCAACTTGAATGAAGAAATGGTTAAGAGAATTCCCAATATCAAGAGACTGAAAATAAGATACGAGGATGAAGTAATATTGTGCAGAGTGAAGTGCCTCAGCTATCTTCAATGTCTGAGTAAGCTGGAAAGCTTTACGTGCATTATTTCATTTGGAAGTGAAGAGTATCTGCAGAGTATTAGCTTTCCGCACTCACTCAAGAAGCTGTATCTTTATTGTGGAGATAGCTTCCCGCATTTGGAGGAAATTCTGGAAAAGATAGGTTCATTACCACTTCTTGAGAAGCTCAAACTGAGTTATGGGCAGTTTGCAAGACGCAGATGGGAAATAGTTGAAGGCCAATTCCCCAGCCTCAAATACTTGAGATTGTACGACTGTAGGGATATGGAATGTTGGACGTTAGAGGGCTCCTGCTTGCCACGCCTTGAGCAACTTCATCTCTGGTTCGTGGAGTCGTTGGAGGAGTTCCCTTCAGAAATTGGAGAAATACCAAACCTCAAATCAATTCAAGTGTGGGATTGCAGTGAATCAGCGGTTGTGTCTTTGAAAAACATAGTAGAGGAACAAGAGGAATTACAAGGAGAGCCATCCATTCATGTTCGAGTTGAGTCATCCAACGTCAGCCAAGAATTACAGAGCTTGGCAACTCCCAACTTTCGTGTAGTCAAAGGGTAG
- the LOC131016813 gene encoding putative late blight resistance protein homolog R1C-3 isoform X4 — protein sequence MNVIKKEAMETSPEAQLQRKVSSTRAGSLTSSSTVKESMMVGFDDVQLQLLDRLTGGNRNRQIIPITGMGGIGKTTLARHIFEHALVKEYFDIRAWTTISQTYNVKETLRQVLHQVSGDLRSDLSEEDLGVKLRKYLLSRSKYLIILDDMWSVEVWEKMMVFFPDKNDGSRIVVTTRLSNLATELTNSNSIGMRFLDDVCSWSLFSKTVFGDEVFPLQLEEIGKKIVGKCKGLPLSIVVIGGLLAKSELTLEYWEHIEKNLSSIVNSENDEYWLRVLKLSYDHLPAYLKPCFLYMGMFGEDEVIRTAQLMRLWVSEGFLKPIINKSSKTIAKEYLKELVDRNLILVDEFGAVGNIKYCKMHDLLRDVSFQEAEKQRFYYVLGQHCPRGINSQRRIVIPRGISDKTVRDARACSFICHGNTVPEKLLNFRFLRTLTTDKYSSTYLEENVFQMVNLRYLWARFREGFHIPSSISLLWNLHTLIVTCDGDPTTAPVEIWKMHQLKHVEFEYRRMYLPDPRSGHSDVMMENLETLKGVLDFNLNEEMVKRIPNIKRLKIRYEDEVILCRVKCLSYLQCLSKLESFTCIISFGSEEYLQSISFPHSLKKLYLYCGDSFPHLEEILEKIGSLPLLEKLKLSYGQFARRRWEIVEGQFPSLKYLRLYDCRDMECWTLEGSCLPRLEQLHLWFVESLEEFPSEIGEIPNLKSIQVWDCSESAVVSLKNIVEEQEELQGEPSIHVRVESSNVSQELQSLATPNFRVVKG from the coding sequence ATGAATGTGATCAAGAAGGAAGCCATGGAGACTTCACCTGAAGCTCAGCTGCAGAGAAAAGTCTCCTCGACTCGAGCTGGCTCATTGACGTCTTCTTCTACAGTGAAGGAAAGCATGATGGTGGGCTTTGATGACGTGCAACTTCAACTCTTGGATCGGCTCACTGGAGGGAACCGTAACCGCCAAATCATCCCAATCACAGGGATGGGCGGGattggtaagaccactcttgcccgACATATATTTGAGCATGCCCTTGTTAAGGAGTATTTTGATATTCGTGCATGGACTACAATTTCTCAAACTTATAATGTTAAAGAAACACTTAGACAAGTTCTTCACCAAGTGAGTGGAGATTTGAGGAGTGATCTGAGTGAGGAAGATTTAGGAGTGAAATTACGCAAGTATTTACTGTCTAGGAGCAAGTATCTCATAATattggatgatatgtggagtgtAGAGGTGTGGGAAAAGATGATGGTTTTCTTTCCTGATAAGAATGATGGGAGTCGAATAGTCGTAACAACTAGGCTCTCAAACTTGGCTACTGAGTTGACAAACTCTAACAGCATTGGTATGAGATTTTTAGATGATGTTTGTAGCTGGAGTTTGTTCTCCAAAACTGTATTTGGGGATGAGGTGTTTCCTCTTCAACTCGAGGAAATCGGAAAGAAGATCGTGGGGAAGTGTAAGGGACTTCCTTTGTCGATTGTTGTGATTGGGGGTCTTTTGGCAAAGTCCGAACTTACATTGGAGTATTGGGAGCACATAGAGAAAAACTTAAGCTCAATAGTGAAttcggaaaatgatgaatattggTTGAGAGTATTGAAACTGAGCTATGACCATTTGCCTGCCTATCTGAAGCCTTGTTTTTTGTACATGGGGATGTTTGGGGAAGATGAGGTAATTAGGACCGCACAACTCATGAGGCTATGGGTTTCTGAAGGCTTTCTTAAACCAATAATCAATAAAAGCTCGAAAACAATTGCCAAGGAGTATCTGAAGGAGCTAGTCGATAGAAACCTCATTCTAGTTGATGAGTTTGGGGCAGTTGGGAATATAAAGTACTGCAAAATGCATGATTTGCTTAGAGATGTATCAtttcaagaagctgaaaagcAGAGGTTTTATTATGTGTTAGGGCAACATTGTCCTAGAGGGATAAATAGCCAACGCCGCATTGTTATTCCCAGAGGAATTTCAGATAAGACAGTCAGGGATGCTCGTGCTTGTTCTTTCATATGTCATGGTAATACAGTGCCAGAAAAATTGCTAAATTTTAGATTTTTGAGGACATTGACTACAGATAAGTATTCCAGTACGTATTTAGAAGAAAATGTGTTTCAAATGGTGAACTTGAGGTACCTTTGGGCTAGATTTCGTGAGGGGTTTCATATCCCTTCTTCAATTAGTCTGCTCTGGAATCTACACACACTAATTGTTACTTGTGACGGTGACCCTACGACTGCACCAGTAGAAATTTGGAAAATGCATCAGCTTAAGCATGTCGAGTTCGAATATCGACGAATGTATCTCCCAGATCCTCGGAGCGGGCATAGTGATGTTATGATGGAGAATCTAGAGACGCTCAAAGGAGTGCTTGATTTCAACTTGAATGAAGAAATGGTTAAGAGAATTCCCAATATCAAGAGACTGAAAATAAGATACGAGGATGAAGTAATATTGTGCAGAGTGAAGTGCCTCAGCTATCTTCAATGTCTGAGTAAGCTGGAAAGCTTTACGTGCATTATTTCATTTGGAAGTGAAGAGTATCTGCAGAGTATTAGCTTTCCGCACTCACTCAAGAAGCTGTATCTTTATTGTGGAGATAGCTTCCCGCATTTGGAGGAAATTCTGGAAAAGATAGGTTCATTACCACTTCTTGAGAAGCTCAAACTGAGTTATGGGCAGTTTGCAAGACGCAGATGGGAAATAGTTGAAGGCCAATTCCCCAGCCTCAAATACTTGAGATTGTACGACTGTAGGGATATGGAATGTTGGACGTTAGAGGGCTCCTGCTTGCCACGCCTTGAGCAACTTCATCTCTGGTTCGTGGAGTCGTTGGAGGAGTTCCCTTCAGAAATTGGAGAAATACCAAACCTCAAATCAATTCAAGTGTGGGATTGCAGTGAATCAGCGGTTGTGTCTTTGAAAAACATAGTAGAGGAACAAGAGGAATTACAAGGAGAGCCATCCATTCATGTTCGAGTTGAGTCATCCAACGTCAGCCAAGAATTACAGAGCTTGGCAACTCCCAACTTTCGTGTAGTCAAAGGGTAG